In Bacteroidales bacterium, the sequence TAGGGCTTTTGCATGGAACCGGTTCAAGCTATTTTCTTTAACGGGAATGTTGAATTTAAAAATCATGGTATCCTTTACCGGGTCCCATTCAAAAAAGGCTCCTTTACCATCCGACCCTCCCTGCCTGGTCATTCCGTAGACTTTTCCATTATCACCCTGTACAAGAGTTCCGCACGGACTGTAACCCGGATCATCTGCTTTAAAATCAAAATCTTTTTTAAAGGTATTCGTGCTGCGATTATATTCATAAAGTATACCTCTGTCATAGTCACCTCCACTGGCAACACCATATAATAATGTGTCATGGCCTGCATCGAGCAACGTTCCGTATGGATTTATACCGGATTCCGCATCGACGAATTCATATAGTTTTGTAAAGACATTTGAATCCGGATCCCATTCAAACAGAACACCATGGCCATATTGCCCACCTTTACTGGTCACCCCGTAAAGATTGCTATCGCCTGCCTTGGTTAATGATCCGTAAGGGGATCTTCCGTTTTCAGTCTCATTGAAATCAAGTTTTTTGATATAGGTGTCGGTGGACGGATCCCATTCAAATAATACGCCATTGCCAAATTTCAGCGAATGTATCTCATGCTGATAGATGCCACCATCGCTGGTCATTCCATATAATTTACCGTTGTCCGCCAGGACCAGTGATCCGGTGGGAAACCGCCCATTTCCCTCTCCGCCGAAAATCAATTTTTTTGAAAAAGAATCGTTTTCAGGGTCCCACTCAAAAAGAACTCCAAAATCACTGCTATCCGCATATCCACCTGCACCGGCCATACCATATAGCTTTCCATTGTTTGCCTGTACAAGTGATCCCATAGGCCATTTTCCATTTTCATCCACTTTGAAATCGAATTTTTTTGTGTATATGCCCCTGATGGGATCTAATTCAAAGATAACCCCTTTATCGTTCAGTCCCCCTTGCGAAGTCATGCCATAAAGCTTTCCGTTATGGGCCTGAACAAGATTGCCTCCCGGATACCGGCCGTTGTCTGCCGTGCTGAAGTCATATTCCTTGGTAGATGTATGGGCCATATAATCCCATTCAAAGATCACACCCTTGTTAAAGTAACCCCCCTGTGCGACTCCGATGAGCTTTCCGGGCGATGACTGGATAAATGAGGTACCTGGAGAAATTCCTTCAGATTCCTTATTGAAATTATAGATATTGGTACAGGTTTCATTTACGGGATCCCATTCGAAAATCACTCCCCAATTAGATTGTCCGCCGACTGTAGTTGTGCCATATAACTTTCCGTTTTCTGCCTGGAAAAGTGTACTGATTTTTCCCGCACCGTCATTACCATTAAAATCATGTTTTTTTGTGTAGGTATAGTCAGCTGTGTCGAGCTCAAACAAAACTCCGCAACACATGCCTCCAAAGGCAGTTCCATAGAGTTTGCCATTATCTGCAAGGAGAAGAGACTGTTCGGGCATCCGGCCATTGTCATCTCCCCTGAAATCGAAAATCTTCCGGAAAGCACTGTTTCCGATTGATAAGACAAAGATTACCCCATAATCAAAATCACCCCCATATTCAGTCGTGCCATACAATTTACCCCCGGTTACTGGTGTCAAGGCACTTAAAGGTTGCCTTCCATCGCTGCCGATGAAGTCATGTTTTTTATCAAATGCGTCAGTTGCGGGGTCCCATTCAAAAACAACTCCCTCATTGCTGATCCCGCCATGGATCGTAGTTCCATAAAGTTTGCCATTTTCCGCCTCAACTAAAGAGCCGTAAGGATTTTTCCCGATCTCATCCTTGAAATCCAGTTTCTTCAAAAACAAATTTGTGACCGGATCCCATTCGTAAAGCACACCGCAATCATACAGCCCTCCATAGCAGGTGGTCCCGTATAATTTACCATTCGAGGCCTGAATCATGGTACCACACGGAGATCTTCCACTGCTGTCCCCATCAAAGAGGAACATTTCGGAATATTTGCGGGTAACAGGATCCCATTCAAAAATAGCACCATCACCCTGGTAGAAATCATCCACATGATTACCTCCTCCATAAGTTACCCCGTAAATTTTTCCGTTGCCCGCTTTGCAAAGTGGACCGACAGGATAGTAAGCGATACCATTACTTGTAAACTCTGATATGATGCTGGTATTTTCCCAGTTTTCATCAACCCTGAAAATTGTGCCGTTGCCATATTTCCCTCCCTGTTGCGTCATTCCAAAGAATTCGGTTTGGGCTGAGATGGGGATCGTGTTCCACAGGAGGAAAAAGAAGACCGGCAGGTTTATTTTTATTTTCGATTTCATTTTATTTTGTATCAGGTATTGTTTACTGGAAATAAACAGCAGATAATAAAAAGATTAGCAGGCCTTTCGATTACCATTAAAAGTTAGGGCTGAAATAAGAATTTATCAACTATTTTTGACGAGCCAACGGACTTGTTGTTCAGGAGACCCTGATCCATTGACAAACAGCGAAAAAATTCGGCCAAATGTGTAGCAAATGTTATGCTTGATACTCACTTTGGCCGAATGTTTTGCAGGTTCTCAATCTGTAAATTGACTGGCAGTTTATAATCCGGTTTTCGAAAGATAAGAAGATTGCTATAGACAGCTTAGTTCCGAATAAAAAATTCATCTTACTATTTAGATTTAATTTGTAACAAAGCACTTTACTTTATTTCGTAACTTTTCCTTTTTATCCCCTGATTTCCAATTAATAACCTAACTCTTGTTTGTTATGAAAATGCTCGTATTAATCCTGACTTTAATTGCTTCAGGTTTATATTGTAATGCACAACACGTAAATATTCCGGATGATCATTTTTTAAAAGCACTTATTGAAAGAGGTGTTGACACAAACGCTGACAGCCTTATCGATATTGCAGAAGCCGCAGCAGTTAACAAGTTATTCCTTTCGGGTTACTCAATCAATGATTTGACAGGAATTGAAGCCTTTGTTAACCTTGACACTCTTTTTTGCCAGCAAAATATGCTAACCACCCTGGATGTTTCAGGAAATAGTTCTTTACTCTATCTGGAATGCGATTTTAACCAGCTAACCAGCTTTAACTTTTCCGGTTGTAATAAGCTTGAATGGTTATCCTGCTCAAATAATCAATTTACCAACCTGGATGTTTCAGCATGTACTAATCTTGTATATCTGCTATGTCCCTTCAATAAGTTAACATCCCTTGACGTTTCAAAAAATGTTGTTTTAAGTCGCCTGGTTTGTTACAGCAATCAATTAACCGGTCTTGATGTTTCAAAAAATATTGCGTTGCATGAATTGGACTGCAGCAGTAACCAATTAACCGGTTTGGATTTGTCACAAAGTGATTCTTTGGAGTATTTATCCGTTAATGGTAATCAACTTACGAATCTCAATGTTGCTGCATGCAGTAATTTAAAAGGTTTAAGCTGTTATAGCAATCAGCTTTCCGGTCTGGATGTTTCCGGTAATTCTATACTAACATCTTTAGTCTGCATGAATAACCAGTTGACCCATCTTGAATTAGATCCCGGATTGTTTAATCTGGATTGCAGTTTTAACCAGTTAAGCGATTTGGATATCAGCAGTATTGATTCCTTAAGCGAACTTGATTGCAGTTCAAATCAATTAACCGGTTTGGATTTTTCATCCAACACGAAACTGATAAGGGTTGTCTGTACGTCAAACCAACTGACAGGATTGGATCTTTCCAATCATTCCGCGTTACGCATGGTAATTTGTGATCAGAATCAACTTACCGATTTGAATTTAACAGGCTGTAACAATATCATAACCTTAAATTGTTCCGGTAATTTGTTAACCTCATTGAACCTGTCAACAAACAACAATCTGATGCAACGATGGAGCAGGATCGATGGAATTATTAATTTGTCAGAAATGCCGTCCCTGGTTGAAGTTTGCGTCTGGATAACACCATTTCCCCCGGTGGGCGTGCCAGGTAATCTTATTGCTGAAAATAGCCCTAATATTCACTTTTCAACGGATTGCCTGACAACTTCATCAGATGACAGGGAAAAAGACATAGTATCCGTTCATCCAAACCCGGCAACGAATTACTTATTAATTAATGTATCAGACCTTACAGAATTTACAACGATTGAATTGCTTGACATGCAAGGTCAATCAGTATTGTTCCGTAATCTGTATGAAAACAGGAAGATTGCTGTAAACGGGCTGAATCCCGGGTTATATATTTATAAAATCAGGAATGGTAAAAAGGTGCATTCAGGGAAGGTGGTTGTTGAATAAACATCAACAGGCATAAAAAACAAAACCCCTTGAACTTCAAGGGGTCTCTTTTTCCATTTTGTGGTGCCACGTGTACCTCAAAAGTATGGTTTAAATAGATTTACGATTCAAAAAAACATTATATAAGTAATAGAAAAACAATACTATAAAGTAAGATAAGTAAAAGCGCGGAAAATTAAATTATAAATTCGTCGGCCAAATGTCGGCCAAATATTATCTTTGTGTAAACATTTTACATAATGGCATCTATAAAATTTCTTACCCGTTCTACTATTAATAAACCGGTTACCGTTTATTTACGTTTTATTCTCTCCAGAGGAGTTGATTACAGAGTTGCCACATCTGAAAGAATTTACCCTCAATATTGGAGCAATAAGAAACAGAAAATCAACGATGCCATTTTAAAGACCGATGTATTCACAGCCCAGGATGCCGCTGATATTACAGAACGGTTTTTTAAGCTTAAGGATTATATACTTAGAGAGTATGGCAAATTGTCCGGACAGCCTGTTACCCGTGAATGGTTGGAAAAAACTGTCAATGCATTTTACGGCACTCAGAAAAAAGGCGACCATACTCCAGAAACCTTAAACCAATATATTGACCGGTTTATTAAAGAGGCCAAAGCTGGAACCCGTTTGACAGATAAGAAAAGCCGGTTCAGTTATTCATATACGCATTCATTGACCGGCTTTCAATCTCAGTTCAATGAATATCAGGGAGTATATACAGAAAAAGCATTAAACGCTCTGAAAGAGAAAAAGGAAACCCCAAGGAAAAAGCATATTTTAAATTTTGGCGACATCAATCCGGATTTTTATAATGAATTCATAAAGTACTTCTATTCAAAGAAATATTCGCCGAATACAATAGGCAAGCATATAAAGAGCCTTAAAACAATTATGCGAACCGCTAAAGAAGAGGGATTGCACAATAATACAGAAACAGAAAGAAAAGCGTTTAAATCAATTAGTGCGCCTGTACAAACCATTTACTTAACAGAAAGCGAACTACAAAAGATTTATAATCTTAATCTGAATACATTGCCTGATTATGATTTGGCCCGTGACGTTTTCTTGGTGGGATGTTATACCGCTCAGCGTTTTAGCGATTTTTCACGGATAAAGCCTGAAAACATAAGGACTTTAGAAAATGGTAAAAAGGTAATTGACCTTATCCAACAAAAAACCGGCGAACGTGTTACAATACCAATAAGGCATGAGCTGGAAACTATTATGAGAAAGTATAATTATCATTTACCAAAGACATACGAGCAGAAAGTAAATACCAAAATTAAGAATATTGCAGCTGATGCAGGTATAACCGATGTTATTCAGATTGAAAAGAATAAAGGCGGGTTAAGGATAAAGGCCAATGTCAGAAAATGTGATTTAGTGGTTACCCATACCGCCAGGCGTTCAGGTTGTACCAATATGTATCTTGCCGGTATACCCGTAATTGATATTATGAAAATTTCAGGTCATAAATCAGAAAGAGAGTTTTTAAAGTATATCAGGGTATCTAAAGAAGAAACGGCAATAATTCTTAGTAACCACCCCTATTTTATTGGAAACACGTTATTAGTAGCTAAATAGTTCTTATTGTGGGGAAAAAAATGAGAAAATTATATGAAAGTGCTGGAAAAACTAGGGACAGAGTTAAGCGCTATCGTTCACTATATGATAAAGTTTTTGGAGACGATGAGATTGATAATAATAGTTCGCCCTTAAGTAATGAGTCATTAGTAATCAATGAACAACAGAATAAACTTATATTAACTCATAGGCAACAAGCTATTATATATTTTTTTAAAATACAGGCAAAAGTTGCAAAACCGTTATCAAGAAAAGAACAAAGAGAACTGGGAGGCAAAAAGCGCGAACAGGCATTTGATACAATTATGAATCCTAAGGGAAAAAATTACAAACCATTAACAATCAGTGAAATAAATTTTGTTCTTCCTATTTTAGAAAATTTTCCTGAGGCTTATAAATTAGCAAAGGAAAAGCTAATTGAATTACAAAAAAAATCGTAGCCCCGGTACGTACCCGGTATTATTTGCCAAACCAAGCCATAAGAGATTAATTAGCATCAATTATTAACCAATTGATGTTATGGAAAACACAATCATTTTATCAGGCGTTACTCCTGATCAATTTTTTGATCGAATAAGAGGGATTTGGATGGCTAAAAACAGTTAACCCTGATTCTTGATATTTATTCGAAATTTCAAGCGCATCTGCCCCCTTCGGAGTTTGGAGTAATAAATAGCTTTCTCTGTCTTTTAATACTTTGACACCATATTTATTGTTTAGCTCTTTAATTGAATTAGCTGAAACATCTTCTTTGAACTTAGCTACGAATTCATCAGTAACTCCCAACTTCAGCCCTGTATTGATGGTATAAATTGGATTACAGCTTTGAACATCATTCGTTTCTTTGATTTTTAAAAGATATTCTAATTTTGTATCAGATGGAATTGAAATTATTATTGTACTATCATCCTTCCAATCTATTATTTTACTTTTTAGGTCTGCACTTAAGGAGACTTTATTTGGATTATGTTCTTTGTTATGATCATATCGTACAATGAGCAAAGAACCTTGCTCATTGAGTGTAATTTTTTCATCATAACTGTAATAAAACTTTTGTTGAACTACGTTCTTAGCACTTATTAAAATTAATAAAAGTACTAGTGATCCAAAAAGGTAAAAATTTTTATTCATATTTAATTAGGGTTATAGTTTTAGAGCTTTTACAACAATTATTTGAGTAAAACTCGTAAATAAAACATCAGCAGTACACCAGTAAATACTTTTTTCATTTTCTTTTGCATATCTGTAATAGATACGAGTTTTAAATTGATATCTTGCCTCATTAGGAAAATAAGCAGAACTACGGTAATTTTCAAAATATGTCCATGGTATTTTGAATAATGTATCAGATTGATTAGTAATTATTGAAGCTGGCATTTTAAAAACATCATCAGATAAGTTATAAACTTCTAATGTATCCATCTCATTATCAGATATAATAATATATCCTATTCTATATTGATTATATATGGTACACGGAGCAAACCCGACAATATAACCATTCATTACTTCAATTTCTTCCTTTGATCTTTCACAGCTACTAGTCAATATTCCAGCGTTAAATATTATTAAAATTAAAATCTTATAATATTTCATAGGAGTTTATTTAATTCGATAAATAGTGCAGATAATAATATTAAGGCAGCCTTAAGCATTCTTTTATTAAATAAGTAATTAATGCAGAACGAACAAAACAGAAATTCCAGAATTGATAAAAGGCTTCTTCACCTAATATTTCATAAACCAATCAAAATTCCCAAAAAGAAGCTTAATCACTCAATATTAAATTAATATCTTAATATATGCAAATTTTGTTAGGAAAAAATGATTCTAAATTATCCTTTAAACATTAAAACCGCCGGAATAGGAACAACGCTACTCCAAAAAGATACTTTTTTCACCTTTTCAATGAAACCGTTATCTGTTTAGTATTAGTTCGAATAATTCAATTAAATTTTGGAAATATGTTGAATTTTTATTACCTATGTATGAAGGTAATCGATATATGTACCCTGAGGAATCTTGTTAAGCTATTGATAAGTAAATAATTATACTTTTTTGAATTTATTGAAAGGTATATTGTTTCTTCGTAGTTAGGAGTTATACTATGATTTTATATATTATAAATCAAAAAGGAGGTTAAGACCAGAAATTTAATGTTTTATTTTAAAATCATTTGAAAATCAAATGATTTTAGGGGAATTATTGTTGGTCCCCAGATAATACAGCATAAACCCATAGCTAATTTTAAACCCTGTAATATTAAATCAAAAACCTTAACATTAGTTTTTCTATTAATGATTAAAACTTGTTTATTTGGACAAAATGAAAAGTTTTTTTACGCGAATAAAACAAATGAAAATTGGACAATAAAAAAATCTGTTACCAATATAGATAACCGAAATTCCTATAAAACATTTGAAATTGAATTACTAGAGGATGGTAATTATTATCTCGGTGCTTGGTTAATGGGAAATTATAAAGGGAAGAAT encodes:
- a CDS encoding choice-of-anchor tandem repeat GloVer-containing protein; the encoded protein is MKSKIKINLPVFFFLLWNTIPISAQTEFFGMTQQGGKYGNGTIFRVDENWENTSIISEFTSNGIAYYPVGPLCKAGNGKIYGVTYGGGNHVDDFYQGDGAIFEWDPVTRKYSEMFLFDGDSSGRSPCGTMIQASNGKLYGTTCYGGLYDCGVLYEWDPVTNLFLKKLDFKDEIGKNPYGSLVEAENGKLYGTTIHGGISNEGVVFEWDPATDAFDKKHDFIGSDGRQPLSALTPVTGGKLYGTTEYGGDFDYGVIFVLSIGNSAFRKIFDFRGDDNGRMPEQSLLLADNGKLYGTAFGGMCCGVLFELDTADYTYTKKHDFNGNDGAGKISTLFQAENGKLYGTTTVGGQSNWGVIFEWDPVNETCTNIYNFNKESEGISPGTSFIQSSPGKLIGVAQGGYFNKGVIFEWDYMAHTSTKEYDFSTADNGRYPGGNLVQAHNGKLYGMTSQGGLNDKGVIFELDPIRGIYTKKFDFKVDENGKWPMGSLVQANNGKLYGMAGAGGYADSSDFGVLFEWDPENDSFSKKLIFGGEGNGRFPTGSLVLADNGKLYGMTSDGGIYQHEIHSLKFGNGVLFEWDPSTDTYIKKLDFNETENGRSPYGSLTKAGDSNLYGVTSKGGQYGHGVLFEWDPDSNVFTKLYEFVDAESGINPYGTLLDAGHDTLLYGVASGGDYDRGILYEYNRSTNTFKKDFDFKADDPGYSPCGTLVQGDNGKVYGMTRQGGSDGKGAFFEWDPVKDTMIFKFNIPVKENSLNRFHAKALKDKNNAVPQEEEEFKPEGGILRVGRLPEKTIAAMNCSDFLSPSGRYIWTQSGIYADTILNLTGMDTILTVDLTIGPVDTAVTIGQNVLTAHATEASYQWIRCNDPNTVIEGAVDRTYTPAESGCYAVIIRQFGCVDTSACHAFSNPTRISNTFRNSVVLYPNPHSGTFKIDLGRTYQALDVAVTELDGRVIQQRHFSDSRLLDMNICVLPGIYLVVIRSENEKAIFKTTKE
- a CDS encoding T9SS type A sorting domain-containing protein, with translation MKMLVLILTLIASGLYCNAQHVNIPDDHFLKALIERGVDTNADSLIDIAEAAAVNKLFLSGYSINDLTGIEAFVNLDTLFCQQNMLTTLDVSGNSSLLYLECDFNQLTSFNFSGCNKLEWLSCSNNQFTNLDVSACTNLVYLLCPFNKLTSLDVSKNVVLSRLVCYSNQLTGLDVSKNIALHELDCSSNQLTGLDLSQSDSLEYLSVNGNQLTNLNVAACSNLKGLSCYSNQLSGLDVSGNSILTSLVCMNNQLTHLELDPGLFNLDCSFNQLSDLDISSIDSLSELDCSSNQLTGLDFSSNTKLIRVVCTSNQLTGLDLSNHSALRMVICDQNQLTDLNLTGCNNIITLNCSGNLLTSLNLSTNNNLMQRWSRIDGIINLSEMPSLVEVCVWITPFPPVGVPGNLIAENSPNIHFSTDCLTTSSDDREKDIVSVHPNPATNYLLINVSDLTEFTTIELLDMQGQSVLFRNLYENRKIAVNGLNPGLYIYKIRNGKKVHSGKVVVE
- a CDS encoding tyrosine-type recombinase/integrase, producing the protein MASIKFLTRSTINKPVTVYLRFILSRGVDYRVATSERIYPQYWSNKKQKINDAILKTDVFTAQDAADITERFFKLKDYILREYGKLSGQPVTREWLEKTVNAFYGTQKKGDHTPETLNQYIDRFIKEAKAGTRLTDKKSRFSYSYTHSLTGFQSQFNEYQGVYTEKALNALKEKKETPRKKHILNFGDINPDFYNEFIKYFYSKKYSPNTIGKHIKSLKTIMRTAKEEGLHNNTETERKAFKSISAPVQTIYLTESELQKIYNLNLNTLPDYDLARDVFLVGCYTAQRFSDFSRIKPENIRTLENGKKVIDLIQQKTGERVTIPIRHELETIMRKYNYHLPKTYEQKVNTKIKNIAADAGITDVIQIEKNKGGLRIKANVRKCDLVVTHTARRSGCTNMYLAGIPVIDIMKISGHKSEREFLKYIRVSKEETAIILSNHPYFIGNTLLVAK